In the genome of Desulfuromonas sp. DDH964, one region contains:
- a CDS encoding enoyl-CoA hydratase-related protein, translated as MKNLPALKDAILEVSGPVALLSFNRDDVRNALTGTALVEDIVQAVAWVNASPAISVLILTGNGAAFSAGGNIKQMQAREGIFAGSALAIEENYRHGIQRLTLAMAAAEVPLIAAVNGAAVGAGFDLACMCDLRLASHGAVCGETFINLGIIPGDGGAWYLQRLVGYQRAAELTLTGRMIGAEEAFALGLFLELCDPDALLSRARELAATIAAKPPQAVRLAKRLLGLARNHDLPATLAFSAAFQGMLHQSDDHLEAVNAFLEKRPGRFSGR; from the coding sequence ATGAAAAATCTTCCCGCACTAAAAGATGCCATTCTGGAAGTGAGCGGGCCCGTCGCCCTGCTCAGCTTTAACCGCGATGACGTGCGCAACGCCCTTACCGGTACCGCCCTGGTCGAGGATATCGTGCAGGCCGTCGCCTGGGTCAATGCCTCCCCCGCGATCTCGGTCCTGATCCTGACCGGCAACGGCGCCGCCTTTTCCGCCGGCGGCAATATCAAGCAGATGCAGGCACGCGAGGGGATTTTCGCCGGCTCGGCCCTCGCCATCGAGGAGAACTACCGGCACGGCATCCAGCGCCTGACCCTGGCGATGGCGGCGGCGGAGGTGCCGCTGATCGCCGCCGTCAACGGCGCCGCCGTCGGCGCCGGCTTCGATCTCGCCTGCATGTGCGATCTGCGCCTGGCCAGTCACGGCGCGGTCTGCGGCGAAACCTTCATCAACCTCGGCATCATTCCGGGGGATGGCGGTGCCTGGTACCTGCAGCGCCTGGTCGGTTACCAGCGTGCTGCCGAACTGACTCTGACCGGCCGCATGATCGGGGCGGAGGAAGCGTTCGCCCTCGGCCTCTTCCTGGAACTCTGCGATCCTGACGCCCTCCTGAGCCGGGCCCGGGAGCTGGCCGCGACCATTGCCGCCAAGCCGCCGCAGGCGGTGCGCCTCGCCAAGCGCCTGCTCGGCCTCGCCCGCAACCATGATCTGCCCGCAACCCTCGCCTTTTCGGCGGCCTTTCAGGGGATGCTGCACCAGAGCGACGATCACCTCGAGGCGGTCAACGCTTTTCTCGAAAAACGTCCCGGCCGCTTCAGCGGGCGCTAG
- a CDS encoding electron transfer flavoprotein subunit beta/FixA family protein, with amino-acid sequence MKILVCIKQVPDLESRFKLNAAGTWYSEQDLAWRMNEYDEYAVEQAVQLKEASGGELVVLSLGPERVREALKKALAMGADRGVHLQDDASFAKDPSQIAAAIAAYAKDEQFDVVFTGLQSQDRGSAQVGVLLAAALGLNAVTTIVDFSLAGSVATVKRELEGGVKAVVEVTLPALFTCQLGLNTPRYPTLPNIMKAKKKEIAALPVSVPEGRTTTLKTAYPEKKGGGLVLEGEVGALADQLLALLKEKTAVLR; translated from the coding sequence ATGAAGATCCTCGTCTGCATCAAGCAGGTTCCGGATTTGGAATCGCGCTTCAAGCTCAACGCCGCCGGGACCTGGTACAGCGAACAGGACCTCGCCTGGCGCATGAACGAGTACGACGAATACGCCGTCGAACAGGCGGTGCAGCTCAAGGAGGCGAGCGGCGGCGAACTGGTGGTGTTGAGCCTCGGCCCCGAGCGGGTGCGCGAAGCGCTTAAAAAGGCGCTGGCGATGGGGGCCGACCGCGGCGTCCACCTGCAGGACGATGCCAGCTTCGCGAAGGACCCCTCCCAGATTGCCGCGGCAATCGCCGCCTACGCCAAGGACGAGCAGTTCGACGTCGTCTTCACCGGCCTGCAGTCCCAGGACCGCGGCAGCGCCCAGGTCGGCGTGCTGCTCGCCGCAGCCCTCGGCCTCAACGCCGTCACCACCATCGTCGACTTTAGCCTGGCGGGGAGCGTCGCCACCGTCAAGCGCGAGCTCGAAGGGGGGGTGAAGGCCGTCGTCGAAGTAACCCTGCCGGCCCTCTTCACCTGCCAGCTGGGACTGAACACCCCGCGCTACCCGACCCTGCCCAACATCATGAAGGCGAAGAAGAAAGAGATCGCCGCCCTGCCGGTGAGCGTTCCGGAAGGGCGCACCACCACCCTCAAGACCGCTTATCCGGAGAAGAAGGGGGGCGGGCTGGTGCTCGAAGGGGAGGTCGGCGCCCTCGCCGACCAGCTGCTGGCGCTGCTGAAAGAAAAGACCGCCGTGCTGCGCTAG
- a CDS encoding electron transfer flavoprotein subunit alpha/FixB family protein — protein sequence MKALLVAESRQGELLAASYEPLAFAQKLGAQSAMFLVGSRQSLPQFDGPLYFADAGAAGDYQPDLHKALLQQAIAKEQPDLVVFCHSSYGWDLAPRLAAALAAPQISEVIDIVEGGYLVPACNAKLRRTVAAKGPVTIVTLQAGAFSLSAPPAGSPQLEELSVAGADSGIRLTGYEAAEKGGVDLGKAEVIVSAGRGIGKPENLALIEALAKALHGEYGASRPVVDAGWADHSRQVGSTGQTVAPKLYVACGISGAIQHLAGMKKSDYIVAINTDKEAPIGEVADVLVVADLKQFVPALTAKLAK from the coding sequence ATGAAAGCCTTGCTCGTTGCCGAATCCCGCCAGGGAGAGCTCCTCGCCGCCAGCTACGAACCGCTCGCCTTTGCCCAGAAACTCGGGGCCCAGAGCGCCATGTTCCTGGTCGGCAGCCGCCAGAGCCTGCCCCAGTTTGATGGCCCCCTCTACTTCGCCGACGCCGGCGCCGCCGGCGACTACCAGCCCGACCTGCACAAGGCGCTCTTGCAGCAGGCGATCGCGAAAGAGCAGCCCGATCTGGTCGTCTTTTGCCACTCCTCCTACGGCTGGGACCTCGCGCCGCGCCTCGCCGCCGCCCTGGCGGCGCCGCAGATCTCCGAGGTGATCGACATCGTCGAGGGGGGCTACCTGGTGCCGGCCTGCAATGCCAAGCTGCGCCGCACCGTCGCCGCCAAGGGCCCGGTCACCATCGTCACCCTGCAGGCCGGCGCCTTCAGCCTCTCCGCCCCCCCCGCCGGCAGTCCGCAGCTTGAAGAGCTCAGCGTCGCCGGCGCCGACAGCGGCATCCGCCTGACCGGCTACGAAGCCGCCGAGAAGGGGGGCGTCGATCTCGGCAAGGCCGAGGTGATCGTCAGCGCCGGGCGCGGCATCGGCAAGCCGGAGAACCTGGCGCTGATCGAAGCGCTGGCGAAAGCGTTGCACGGTGAATACGGGGCGAGTCGGCCGGTGGTCGATGCCGGCTGGGCCGACCACAGCCGGCAGGTCGGCTCCACCGGGCAGACGGTGGCGCCCAAGCTCTACGTCGCCTGCGGCATCAGCGGAGCGATCCAGCACCTGGCCGGGATGAAGAAATCGGACTACATCGTCGCCATCAACACCGACAAGGAGGCGCCGATCGGCGAAGTCGCCGACGTGCTGGTGGTCGCCGACCTCAAGCAGTTCGTCCCCGCGCTGACGGCGAAACTGGCGAAGTAA
- a CDS encoding thiolase family protein — protein sequence MSDVFVVEALRTPFGSFGGVLADVPAPRLGAAVVAALVARCGIQPADVQEFIAGQVISGGCGQAPARQAMRFAGLPDGIPAMTINKVCGSGLKAMMLAADSIRLGESGVVIAGGMENMSLAPYALPAARYGMRMGNGEAVDLLIHDALRDPYTGRHMGEVTEDVIAAKGLSRAAQDEYALDSYRRAQKAQRDGVFAREIVPVVKQGRKGETVVDSDEEPARVDFDKFAGLKAVFRKEGSITAGNASTINDGAAFVLLAGEEAVKRHGFKPRARLVAYATNSLHPDQFPVAPIGAIERVCAKAGLKPAELDLFEINEAFAAVALLAIDSLKLDRERVNIHGGAVAIGHPVGASGGRLVATLLNGLERRQKRYGLATLCIGGGEAVAAIFERL from the coding sequence ATGTCAGACGTTTTCGTAGTTGAAGCCCTGCGCACCCCCTTCGGCTCTTTCGGTGGCGTGCTTGCCGATGTCCCGGCGCCGCGCCTCGGTGCCGCCGTGGTCGCCGCGCTGGTCGCGCGCTGCGGTATCCAGCCCGCCGATGTTCAGGAATTCATCGCCGGCCAGGTGATCTCCGGCGGCTGCGGCCAGGCCCCGGCGCGCCAGGCGATGCGCTTCGCCGGCCTCCCCGACGGCATCCCGGCGATGACCATCAACAAGGTCTGCGGCAGTGGCCTGAAAGCGATGATGCTTGCCGCCGATTCGATCCGCCTCGGCGAGAGCGGCGTCGTCATCGCCGGCGGCATGGAGAATATGTCGCTCGCCCCCTACGCCCTGCCGGCGGCCCGTTACGGCATGCGCATGGGGAATGGCGAGGCGGTCGACCTGCTGATCCACGACGCCCTGCGCGATCCTTACACTGGCCGCCACATGGGGGAGGTGACCGAGGATGTCATTGCCGCCAAGGGGCTCAGCCGCGCCGCCCAGGACGAGTACGCCCTCGACTCCTATCGCCGCGCGCAAAAGGCGCAGCGCGACGGCGTCTTCGCCCGCGAGATCGTGCCGGTGGTCAAGCAGGGGCGCAAGGGGGAGACGGTGGTCGACAGCGACGAGGAGCCGGCGCGGGTCGATTTCGACAAGTTCGCCGGTCTCAAGGCGGTCTTCCGCAAGGAGGGGAGTATTACCGCCGGTAACGCCTCGACCATCAACGACGGCGCCGCCTTCGTCCTCCTCGCCGGGGAGGAGGCAGTCAAGCGCCACGGCTTCAAACCCCGCGCCCGTCTCGTCGCCTACGCCACCAACAGCCTGCATCCCGACCAGTTCCCGGTGGCGCCGATCGGCGCCATCGAGCGGGTCTGCGCCAAGGCCGGGTTGAAACCGGCCGAGCTCGACCTGTTCGAGATCAACGAGGCTTTCGCTGCGGTCGCCCTGCTGGCGATCGACAGCCTGAAGCTCGATCGCGAGCGGGTCAACATCCACGGCGGCGCCGTCGCCATCGGCCACCCGGTCGGCGCCAGCGGCGGACGGCTGGTCGCCACCCTGCTCAACGGCCTCGAACGGCGGCAAAAACGCTACGGCCTCGCCACCCTCTGCATCGGCGGCGGTGAGGCGGTGGCGGCGATCTTCGAACGACTTTAA